CCGATTTTTAAGTTGAAGTTTTATAGATTCAGCTTGTTTGGGATAACAGTGAGTACAAGTATAGAGCCTTTAACATAATGACTTCTTTGGGACTGAAATAGCATATAAGCCAGACCGAGTAATAATCGTTAATAATCCTTAGTTGACTTTTTTCACAAATCCTACAGTCTCGTCTCATGCTCACTTTTAATGAGGCTAGTTTGCATTATTATCTGAgctagcaagaattgcagatgctggagacataCAGCAAACCAGGTCTCAAGTTGCTATCCGGTGCTTTTAACACGGTAAAACATCATAAGGCACTTAATGTGCATCCTATTTGTTGTAGTGTATATAGCTGTGCAAGATGGAGAAATTTGGGAAGACTGGTGTGATCAGGCCAGACCACATTGAATGCAATGACTACTTTTAATTACTGAAACGTGGGTGACATTCAAGTCTGGCACTGGGGAAATGGACTAAAACCTGATGATAAGCTtcggggaatttttttttagggGACACAAACTTTTTGGTGGTTCAGCTTTGGAAGTGTGTGTTTGGAGGAGGGTCTTTTAAAGTTGTGAGATTATTAATAGAAATAGAACAAGAATGGAATAGATAGTgaaggagagaaaataaacaaactATTAGAAAATGTGGGGATGTTGTAGGTATCGCAATGAACCAACTGATTTTGGGGTtgtgcttttgtgttcctgagatgctgcttggcctgctgtgttcatccagcctcacattttattatcttggattctccagcatttgcagttcccattatctctgattttggGGTTGATCTGTTTTCCACACCTTATTGGTTTTAGTAGTCCTAGGACCTTTTCTTTCTCAAGTCTTTTTGAGgcatattttccttttttttatctttcagaGAATGTCAGCTTATTGTTTAAAGTGTACTGCTTGTCAGTAATGACGCTTGTGGCTGCTACTTATACTGTAACATTACGGTACACAAGGACAGTCTTAACAAAGATGTATTTTGCAACCACTGCTGTTTGTATCACGGAAGTCATCAAACTAATTCTGAGTTTAGGTATGTTAATAAGGTAGGTGTAAAACTCACTATTAGTGCTACTTGAAACATATGTTGTATTTTATGACTGATTAGTGAATAAGAAGATAGTATTGTCTTTATTGCAAATCACTTGTGTAAACTATTGCCTTGTCATTATAAACATTTCAATAGACCAAGTCAGCTTAGCTGTGCATCCTAATTTTTACTAATTCttctggcaaggccaacatttgttgaaTCGTCCTAGATTTTCTTTAGTGATTGAGTGGTGACAGAAAGTACTCAAAACTCTAGGAGAATCTCTGCCGTGCACACAGGATTAATTTGGCTGACTGTAAGCTAGTGTGACATGTTTATGATATTCAAGAAGATTCCATAACCTGAACTGACCAGTTGATCTGTTTTTCTGGCTGTGGTTAAGGGGAGAATGATGTCCAATATATTGGTACAATTTGTTCTTCGAGTAGTGTCTGGGATCTTCTTCTGTCCTCATGAACCTGTAGATCAAACAAACTGTTAATTACTGTACACAGTGCAACATTTTCTCTTTGTTATACTGGAAGGTTGTCTAGTTTATGCTTTAAAGTCTGAGTGCATCTGGAGTGAAACAAGGGTCACATGCTGCACTGCATGTCATGTGGTCACTTTTTTCCTGTAGCATATGTTTGTGATGACAAACCCATTTGACTTTGAAAGTTTATTTTAACTTAACATTCTGGTACACACATTCTAACTGTGCATTTGTAGTTCAAGGCCCGAAGAACAACTTTAGCTAATCAATGTTGTTGGGTGATTAATTTCACCAGCTGGTGAAATTGCACTTGAAGTGTGTATTTGGGAGAAGGTCTTTTAAAACTGTCAGATTATTAATAGAAATAGAAAGAGAATGGTTGCCATGTCAAGTGGATGGAGTGAAGGAGGGAAGATAAGCAAACTATTAGAAAATGTGGGGAAGCTGTAAATGTCACAATGAATGAACTGATTTTGACTGATAGTTTTCCCCCCTTTTTGCCAGTCTTTAGATTTTTCCTGTGTCTTTAGGTACTTTTTTTGAGacatattttcctttttttaatctttcagagAATGTCAACTTTATTGTTTAATATATAATACTTTCCAGTAATGGCGCTTGTGGCTTCCTTCTTGTACTGTTACTAATTCTTAGGTCCGGAGACTTTTGCCTACTTTACTGCAGTTTCCAATCATGGGACAAAATACTAAAAGTATTGCTGATTTcagtgtgcgggacattgggcaGCTACGCCATGCATGGTCTCCTTGTTTAGTTCATAGTTCTTGGCCAACAAGTAAATAAAACAGAGGTCAATGTCTTCAGTTGGGGTAACCACAGAAACCTGGGATTTCCATCCTCCCTGAATGTAAGTCGGAGTTGACCAACATGGAAAATTTCACCACACTGGGGATGGCGGGTGGTCTCCTGGCTCGTTTCTACAGTAGAAGGAAGAGGATGCCTCTGAGCTATTTTGAAGGAAAATATCTGTTCCTTTGGATTTCTGCTTTTATTGATGTGGCTACCCTCTGAGGCTCTTCCATTTAAATGCTGGGCCCAAAGGTCCTAAACTGCCAAGGTGTTTTAGTGTTTGAACTCGCAAATATGGAGTATTTGATTCTGTGTCCTGTGATAATCAGACACCCATTCCCTATCTGGTACATGCATTTTCATGGCTTTGAGATTGGGCTCTGACAAAGGGTGGCTGGGATACTGCAAATTATGTTTTCCAAGTCAAATTTTATCCCCTTTTCTCCCCCTAGATGTGAGGTGACCAGATGGTCTGTGCCAGTATCCTTTTGCTCTCTGACAATGATTTAACATGTTGCATTGCTTCTATTCTTTTCCTTCCTAAGGGACTCTGGGAGTTTGAGTAGGACGCTGTCAGCTTTACAGGAGCATATACTAAGAAGCCCCAAAGAATTGCTGAAGCTCAGTGTTCCATCGCTAGTGTATGCTGTTCAGAACAATATGGCTTTTGTGGCACTTAGCAATTTGGATGCAGCAGTGTATCAGGTAATGAATATCTGGATACATGAGTCACGAAGACATTATCAAGCCATGTGGGTGTCTTACATTTTTTGAGAAGTATGGTATGTTACTCTTTGACACCTTGAAAAAATAAAAATAGTGATGAGAAAGGACATCAGAATGATGCCAAGTGGAAAGTGTGCTTGGCAAACTGCATTAACTACTCTAAAATGGCTTAACAAATCAGAGACATGCTTTTTTTGGAATTAAAGACCGAGTGTGTTGACAGTGCTGGCAGTTCTGATTTTAAAAGGGATGTAAATGGAACAGATGCAGACCTGTGTCAGCAAGCATGCAGCAGTTGGCTCCAACTCCCTTGCTGGAAGCTTAAAGTTTTCATCCGATATCCTATGTCTGACTTGTCTGTGATGCTGCCTGCCCAGACGACTAGCTCTGTCTTTGGTCACACATGGTCAGTGGAAACTTGGCAAAAATGCTAATGTATGACCAATTCTTTTATAATAGCTCCTCTGAGGAGTCTAGTCCTGAGACTACAAACATGAAGTCTAGCTGATCAAGTATTTTTCTGGTACATAGCAAATGCCACAGTGGACGTGTATGGGAGGGTGAGGAACAAGGTTTTGCTATTGCCTGTGAAATGATAGCATTTGATTATTGGTGATGAGGGCAGGAGGATGGGCATTACATAAACTTGGTGTTGTGAAATCAAAACACAAAGATTTAAGCTAAGTAGTCCCGGAGGAAAACGCCACGTGGGCAAAGAAAAACTTTATTAGCCGTGCATTTCAGTGGCACTTTTGCAATGGATTTGGTGTGTAATCAAATAATGGAATGGACCCTGAATTTAGTTCTCAGATTGTTTTTGGGGAAGGGTTTGTAGAGagcagttttttaaaataataaaatatattTGGAGATAAACGTACCAATCATATTGAACTTCTGGTTCTTGTATGCAAGTCGTATCAGACCAGTATATCTCCTTTGTCGTTTTGCTGGCTTATCTTTGTGTTTTTGTTGGGACATGGTGCAGGTTTCTCTGTCTGCTTTGCACTGACCAGCTGCCAACTTGAAAGATGTACCAGATAAGTTCAGCATACCTTAAACCAGAGGCCTTTTTAATTTAACTATACAAAACTTGTATTGCTAACTTATAAGAATCGAAGTTCAAAGTAAAAACTGATTACTCGATAATTTACAATGTCTCTCAGCATGGTAATCACTGAAATAATTTAGCATGCCCAGGGTATTTTTTTAGCTGGGCCAGTTGGAAAGAAAAGAGTAGAATTTCTGTTTTCTCTTAAattatatttgcattttcttttgaaGGTGACCTATCAACTAAAGATCCCCAGTACAGCATTGTGCACAGTCTTTATGCTGAACCGCTCACTCAGCAAGCTGCAGTGGGCATCTGTGTTTATGCTCTGTGCTGGGGTAACGTTAGTCCAATGGAAGCCTGTGGAAACTACAAAGGTGCAGGTAAGTAATTGGAGATGGGGAGATGGCTTCAGTGAAGCGTTGatgctggcatggactggttgggcagAACAGTCTACTTATTTGCTATATTTTCCAAATTATTTAACACGTTGgcaaaataaaactttgcagCCTGTTTAAGATCAACCTGTGATATCACCACAAAAGACTGTTGTTTTCATTTGCTTTAGTATGAAGGCTCTTAACAAACAAGTGGAATCAGTCAATCAACTAATTCTGCCACAATTAGCATTGATTTGCTGTTATACACTTATAATGCTTAAGATCTGCCTTTACCATTTTGAGTCATATAAAGCTCAATGACCTTTTGCTGCAAGTATGTGGATGTCAGATGGAGACAAAATTGTGTGGTGGTAATTCACATGATGAATCGTCAGTTGACTTGAAATACTGAAAAAAATTctttggagtcatagagatgtacagcatagaaacagacctttcagtccagctTGTCCTTGCCGATcaaatatcctaaatgaatctagacccatttgtcaacatttggctgtatccctctaaacctttcctattcatatagctacccagatgccttttaaatattgtacttgTTCCAGCCTCGACCAGTTCCCTCTGGCAACTGATTCCATACTTGCACcgcccactgcatgaaaaagttgcccctcaagccccttttaaatcattcctttctcaccttaaacttatgccctctagttttttgactcccccaccacagggaaaatactttgactatttaccctatccatgcccttcatcgttttataaacctctataaggtcaccccctaagcttccaacattccagggaaaatagccccagcctaatcagtttctccctatagctcaaacgctctaattctggcaacatccttgtaaatcatttctgaacccttttcaagttttacaacagctttccaaaagcagggagaccaacattgcacacagtattccaaaaatggcctagcCAATGCCCTTTAGAGCCATAGTGTGACCTCTCAAATCCTGTACTTAATGCCCAGTGCATTGAAGAAAGCATACCTATCTATCTATGACAcgtctttcaaggaactatgaacctgaactccaaggtgtctttgtttaACAACAGTCTCTAGGACCTTATTAAGTGAATAagtccagccctgatttgcctttacaaaatgcagcacctcaaaattaaattccatctgctgttcCTTACCCCATTagaccatctgatcaagatcctgttgttctttgaaataaccttctttactgtccgcaacacctctaattttggtatCGGGTGCatacttactaaccgtaccttctgtgttcacatccagatcatttataagaatgatgaaaagcaatggacccagcaccaatccttttGGCATACCGCTGATCACAaacctctagtctgaaaaacaacccaccACTACtcctctctgtcttctatctttgagctAGTTCTGTGTCCAAATAGCCAGTTtgccctgtattccatgtgatctagccttgctaaccagtctactatgaggaaccttgtcgaatgccttactgaagtccatgtagatcatgtccacccctctgccctcattaatcctctttgttacttcttgaaaaaacccaatcaagttggtgagacaccatttccctcacacaaagccatgctgactatccctaattagtccttgcatttccaaatacatgtaaatcctgtccctcagggttACCTtcaacaacttgtccaccaccgatatcaggctcaccagtctgtggttccctggcttttcctcaccacatttcttaaatagtggcactatGTTTGCTAGCCTCTGGTCTCCTGGCACTTCTGTGGTttttgatacaaatatctcagcaaggggcccagcaatcacttccttagcttcccacagagtacgagggtacacctgatcagatcccagggatttatccacccttatgcattttaagatatcTGGCATCACCACCTTTGGAAAATGGACATATTTCAAGATGcggctatttatttccccacactCTGTATCTTGAGGAAATCTCTCTCATTGTAAATCACACCTCTTTGAAAGGAATGATGCCATGTTTTGACTGTTTCCGTCCCCCGCCCGGCCGAAGATTtagaaaaaactgaaagaactgcggatgctgtaaatcaggaacaaaaactgaaattgctggaaaagctcagcaggaatggcagattctgtgaaggaaaaatttgagttaacgtttcgggtccagtgtcccttcctcagaactcagaaaatTTAGCAAGTTATTTTGAAGCTTAGCATATTCACGGAAATCTAAAAATTGCTCTGGCGTGGGGGAAGGGGCTGGCAATGCAATCTTTAATCACCAAACTTTCCTTGGATAGTTTAAGAAAGTGTCTCAGTAATCAAACTGCTTTGTGCCCGGTCAGGGAATTGTTGGTGCCTGGTGCATAAGCTGCATATTCCAACTGTATGGAGAGGCAGGTCAGATCCGGAAATGGACAGTCATTCTCGTTTTGAAAGCAAATGCTGCAGGCATTCTGGTGTCTTCGATGTAGCAATTAGAAATGCCGGAGAGCAGTTGGCTTACAGAaacacagaatccccacagtgcagaaagaggccatttgtcccatcaagtctgcaccaaccctttgTAGAGCTtgtcacccagacccacacctccCATCTGGTAATCTGACGTGGGAATTTTACCTACACATCCCGggacactgggcaatttttcGCATGACCAATCtttctatcctgcacatctttggactgtggaaggaaactggagcacctggaggaaacccacacagacgtggggagaatgtgtaaactccccATGGACAGTTAACCAAGGCTAgactcgaacctgggtctctgctAACTACTTATTTGAATTTTGCATGATTGCTAGTTTGCTGATTTGATGAAGGGTAAGGTCAATATTCCCTGTAGTCTGTATGACCCTGCAGCAGCTGAGAAAAACCTGCACACCCTCCGTCATTCTCTACTCTGTGATTTCTGCCCTGCTTTAAATATACCATGCCCAAAATATCAGAACACCACGTATGGACAACTAAGCTTAGagggaagagataacaaggtgtagagctggatgaacacagcaggccgagcaggaacgctgacgtttcgggcctggacccttcttcagagtcttATTTGTACATTTCTGTTTTCCATACAAATCAAACCAATTTTGCAACTCTGATCTGATTCACCAAAATAGTCTTGTGCTATTCATGTACAATAAGGAGGCCAGTCTTCACAGCTTGTTTACTCATACTGCAGGTTGAACAGAATCCAGTTTTGGGATTTGTTGCCATAGCCATTGCAGTGTTGTGTTCTGGATTTGCAGGTAAGTAGATGTAACCTGATAAAGCATTAAATCTTCTCTTTCTTGTTTAAGATAATTCCTTGCCAATATAGTTTCTTGGTTGAATGTACGTCACTGTTATGTTAATTGTTAATTAGGTATCAAATTGCCTGTAATCTTCATAATTCCCAGATATGaggggtttcagcccaaaatgttgatgAAGGCTTTGTATACCTATAGCATGACTTTGAATCTCTACAACCAATTCCTTATCCCGGCTAATAGATTaaatcagattagattagattccctacagtgtggaaacaggcccttcggcccaacaagtccacaccgtccttttgaagcatcccacccagaccccaccccctataacccccacacccctgaatacAATCGGCAATTTAGCACGttcaatacacctagcctgcatatctttggactgtgggaggaaaccagagcacctggaggaaacccacgcagactcgagaatgtgcaaactccacacagacagttgcccgaggctggaatcaaacccaggtccctggcgctgtgaggctgcagtgttaaccactgagccaccgtgctgcccaaagtTTGTGCTCAATTTCATGAGTTCCTTTCTCGAGTATTCTTAGACGAATACAAGATGTTAAACTTTAGCGAAAATGATGCTGAAGTGCTTGGAATTAGACCCACTATTCTATTGGTGATCTAAAAAAGGCTTTGCGTATTGATTTCATGAGTTCAGGTTAAAATTACGGAATCATTTTAATGGTTTGCTTAATTGATAATCTTAAACCCAAGGTGCAATAgaggataatgtgggaaaatatgatgtttttcatgtttgaagGGTGAACAGAGTGTAATTTTAAGTGGGGGGAAaacctgcagaaagctgcaacacagggATTTTGAGGTTCTTgtctatgaaacacagaaagctagcgcatacagcaggtaatcaggaaggctaatggaatgttggcccttatttcaagggggttggagtatatgAGTAGAGAAGTCTATTTGCAACTGTAcaagtgctggtgaggccacatcggGAGAACTGAGAgggtttggtccccttatttaagggaagctatcatttcattgaaggccgtccagagaaggttcactatgatccctgatatggagggattgtcaaATGGGCAAAAGCTAAACAGTTTGGGACATTAcccgctggagtttagaagaatgagagggtgatctaattgaaacatataaggttcTTCAAGGTGCTGGACAggttaaatgctgagagggtATTTTCCATGGGGAGCagttaggaccagagggcatagtgtCAGAATAAAAGACATCAAATTTAATttgtgatgaggaggaatttcttctgagtgtTGTGAAATTTTGGAACTCTACCACAGAGCTGTGGGGCAGAAtccttctgtatatttaaggctgagatagatatgATTCTAGATCTTAGGGGAAATGaggattacagggaaaatgttGGTAAGTGaccatgaggaatgtcagatcagcaatgattctgttgaatggtggagcaggcccaagGAGCCATacagcccactcctgctcctgtttcttatggttttaATCTAATCCTGGCCAAGGTATCTTCAATAGCGAATAGTGACAAAAATATACTGTCTGGTACAGGACCAGTAGTTTTCACATTATGTATGGGGGTCAGTAACAATTTACTGGTCTTTGTTAGAATTTGTTTGGCAGATAGACAGTATAGGAAGGTGTACCAGGAAATGCACTGGGCATACCTAAGAACGAGacgtcaacctggtgaagctaccaaacaggactacttgcacaccaaacagtataagcagcaagtgatagagacAACCGATCCCACAATCAGTGGATCAGATCcaggctctgcagtcctgccacattcagctttgaatggtggtggacaattaaacaatgcactggaggaggagactccacaaatatccccatctccACTGATATAAAGCGGTGCGCATCAGCGCAAAAGTTCTGGCAGAACATTTGCAGCAAACTTCAGCCGGAAATGCTGAGTATATGATACATCAAAGccacctccagtggtccccaacattgcagataccagtcttcagccaatttgattcactccatgtgatattaagaaatggttggagactccggatattgcaaaggctaccagccttgaaaacattctggcaattgtcctgaagacttgtgctccacaaTACGCCACTCCCTAAGCccagctgttccaatacagttactaaactggcatctatccaacagCATGGAAATTGACCAGATACGTCCTGTATCCAAAAAGCAGGGCAAACTCAACCCAgctaattaccaccccatcagtctccattcaatcatcagtaaagtgatggaaggtgttatcaacagtgctatagtgcagcacctgctcagtgatgcccatttTGGGtgctgccagggccactcaactcctaaCCTCgttacagacttggttcaaacatggacaaaagagttgaattccagagtgGGGGGTGAGAGTGCTCGCTAGCCCTTGACATCCAGGCtgcatttgactaagtgtggcatcaaggagcctgagcaaaactggaatcaatggacatcaggggcaaactctccagtttTCGGAGTCATACATGATTAAGATGAtcgtggttgttagaggtcagttacctgagctccaggacatctctgcaggagttccacagggtagtgacctagacccaaccatctttagctgcttcagcaATGGCCTTCCCGCCTTCAGGATAGGAGgtgcttgctgatgattgcacaatattcagcaagtc
Above is a window of Stegostoma tigrinum isolate sSteTig4 chromosome 4, sSteTig4.hap1, whole genome shotgun sequence DNA encoding:
- the slc35a1 gene encoding CMP-sialic acid transporter isoform X1 — translated: MQLARKMATENVSLLFKVYCLSVMTLVAATYTVTLRYTRTVLTKMYFATTAVCITEVIKLILSLGMLIRDSGSLSRTLSALQEHILRSPKELLKLSVPSLVYAVQNNMAFVALSNLDAAVYQVTYQLKIPSTALCTVFMLNRSLSKLQWASVFMLCAGVTLVQWKPVETTKVQVEQNPVLGFVAIAIAVLCSGFAGVYFEKVLKSSETSLWVRNIQMYISGIAVTAFGVYVTDGAQVMEKGFFFGYTHWVWFVVLLASLGGLYTSVVVKYTDNIMKGFSAAAAIVISTVASMLLFGLQITPTFVSGAILVCISIYYYGLPKQNTMTIQQTVTEKSKQPLEDV
- the slc35a1 gene encoding CMP-sialic acid transporter isoform X2 codes for the protein MTLVAATYTVTLRYTRTVLTKMYFATTAVCITEVIKLILSLGMLIRDSGSLSRTLSALQEHILRSPKELLKLSVPSLVYAVQNNMAFVALSNLDAAVYQVTYQLKIPSTALCTVFMLNRSLSKLQWASVFMLCAGVTLVQWKPVETTKVQVEQNPVLGFVAIAIAVLCSGFAGVYFEKVLKSSETSLWVRNIQMYISGIAVTAFGVYVTDGAQVMEKGFFFGYTHWVWFVVLLASLGGLYTSVVVKYTDNIMKGFSAAAAIVISTVASMLLFGLQITPTFVSGAILVCISIYYYGLPKQNTMTIQQTVTEKSKQPLEDV